The stretch of DNA GCCAGGACGCGGCCGTCCACCACGCGGGTGGGCGGCACCCGACCGTGCACCTGGGCGTACTCCTCGAAGGCGAGCACCCCCGCCCAGTCGGCCTCCTCGCCACCGATCAGCGAGGCGCGGACCTTGGCCGAGACGCTCGCGTGCGCCAGCGCGCGGGGCGTCGCCTCGGGCAGCACCTCGCGGTAGGCGGCCGTGAGGACGGTGCGGAACTCCTCGTCGGCCGCCAGGGCCGGCTGGACGAAGCCGTTGAGGTCCACCCCGATCATCCGGCCCACCCACGCGTCGTAGCCGACGGGTGAGGCGTCAGCTCGCATGAGCTCGCGCGCCTCATGCATCACCTCGACCTGGTCGAGCAGGTTGCGAAGCGTCGTCTTCTGCTGGGTCGTGGAGCTGGCGTCCTCGCGGATGCGCCACAGGTAGGTGACCCGTTCCAGGACGTCGAATTTCCCGCGAGCGAACGCCGCCAGGCACGGCACCTGGTCCTCGTACTTCACGTCGCTCCGGTACGCCGGCACCCGCTCGCGGTAGAACGCCGTGCGGAACAGCCGGTTGCCCGGGATGATGTCCTGGAGCGCCACCGGGAAGTCGTCGAGCCGGACGCCGAGCCGGTCGCGGTCGTGCACGGCGGCGCCGCGGACCACCTCCAGCAGCTGCCCGTGGGTGTAGCGCCGGGCGCCGCCGAGGACCCAGTCGGACCCGGTCCGGCGCAGCGTCTCGACCATCGCCTGGTAGGCGTCGGAGGGCACCTCGTCGTCGCTGTCGGCGAAGGCGAGGAACTCCCCGCGCACGTGCGGCATCGCGGTGTTGCGGGCAGCGCCCTGTCCGGCGTTGGCCTGCTGCAGGACGCGTACCCGGGGATCGGCGGCGGCGTACTCCTGCAGGATCCGGTACGAGTCGTCGCTCGACCCGTCGTCGACGCAGATCACCTCGAGCTCGCTGAGCGTCTGGCCGAGCAGCGAGTCCAGGCACGCCGGCAGGAACGCTGCGACGTTGTAGACGGGGACGACGACCGAGAGCACCGGCGCCGGGGGAGTCCGGCGCCCGCCGAGCCGAGCTTGGAGCGCGCCGAGTCGGGTCTTCAGGCTGGCCACGAGGCGATCCTAGAGGTCTCCCGCAGGTAGCATCGGCCACGTTCTCGGTCCCGACGAAGGAGTCTTTGCACGTGCGTTCGCGGCAGCGAGTGATCCAAGCCCTGCGCAACGCCGGAAAGGCCTCCCCGCGCAGCATCAAGGGGCCGATCGGCCGCGCCTCACGACGGTTCCGGGGTGGCTTCCGCGGCCCCCTGGTCACCGTCGTGCTCGCGATCAGCGACGAGGACACCACCAAGATCGGGCCGATGCTGTGGGATCTGCGCAACCAGTCCCACCGCAACCTCGAGGTCCGGCTGATGCCGTGGGGCCGGCACGACGCGGTGCGGGCCGTGGCCGCCGAGCACGCCGATGCCGACTGGCGCATCATCCTCTCGCGTGCCGTCTCCTCCGACGCCGCGAGCGCCCGCAACCGCGGTGCAGCGGCCGCCAAGGGCGAGTACCTGATCTTCCCGCGAGGAGGCGACAACGTCCCGCCGCACGGGCTGGCGCGGCTGGTCCGGTGCCTGGAGGCGAGCGGATCGGGGCTCGCCGTGGGACGGATGCGTACGCCGCAGACCCCGCTGCCGGTGGTCGACGCGCCCTTCGGTGCGGCCCACCAGGTGCACCGCACCGCCGTGACGCTAGCCGACGCGCCGGTGGCGGCGACCGACCTCGGCCTCGGCAACCGGATGTGGCGCCGCGGCTTCTGGGCGGCCAGCGGGATCCGGTTCGCCCCGCGGCGGCCGTCGGGCACCGACGTCGCACTCGCGTCGTACGCCGCCGGTCCGTTCGACCTGATGGCCGAGGACGTCTACATCCCGACGGACCGCCGTGACGGCGTCGCGGTCGGCAGTGCGCTGGACATCCTCGGCACCCTCGACGCCTGGCTCGCCGAGCACCGCGCCACCCAGGAGCAGCTGGAGCGCCTCGGACAGCCGGAGGTCACCGACGCCTGGCTGTGGGGTGTGCTCGACACCGCCATCATCCCGTTCGTCGACGACGCCGAGCGGGCCACCGACGAGCAGTGGTCGAAGCTGCGCGACCAGGTGGGCCGGCTGCTGGAGATCGCCGGCGACCCGATGTGGCAGACGCTGCAAGCCGAGTCGAAGGTCAAGCTCTGGCTGGTCCGGCACGACAGGCGCGCCGAGCTGGAGCAGATGGTGGTGGACAGGCTCTTCCAGCGTGGTGAGCGGCGGACCGCCGTGGTCGACGGGATCGTCGTCGCCGAGCTGCCCTACCGCGGCGACCCCGAGGTCGGCGTCCCCGACGACTGCTACCTCATGCCGGACACCGAGACCCCGTTGGTCGTCGAGGTCCGGGCCGCGCGCTGGTCGGACCCGACCACCATCGAGATCGACCTGCTGGCCTACCCCGACTTCGTCGGTCTGCCCGAGCCGCCGCAGGTGAGCGTCGCGCTGACCAGCCCGCGGGGCCGGATCGACCTTCCGGTGCGGCAGTATCGGGACCGCTCGGTGGACAGTCGGCTGGAGGGGCGCCGCTACCAGGACGTCTCGCTCGGCACGTTCACCGTCAGCATCGACGCCGCCGAGCTCGCCGGTCGCGGAGCCGATCCCCAGGGCCTGTCGTGGACGTTGGAGGTCTCGCTGGCGACCCAGGGCCTGACCCGCGTCGGCCCGGTCACCCGCATCGACGACCGCGACATCGCCGACCTGGTCGGCACCCCGCACCTGCCGCTGCGTCAGGTCGCCGGTGCGCACGGCACCGCCCGGGTCGGGGTCGTCGGCCGGGACGCGAGCCTGTTCGCCGTCGTGGCCCGGCCCGAGTACGCCGTCCGGCTGGTCGCCGCCCAGGTCTCCGGTCGACGGGTCACCGGCCGGCTCGACGGCCGGGCGGTCAGGAGCGTCAGGGTCGAGATGGGCGGCATCTCGGGGCACGCGGACGTCGCGTCGGACGGCAGTTTCGCCCTCGACGTACCCGCGCCGTGGGAGGGCAAGGAGCACCTGCGCTGGAGGCTGGTCGCCGAGACCGCGGCGGGCCAGGTCGGCATCGCCTGGACGACGGAGGAGGAGTGGACGGCGGTCGGGCAGGGTGCCGTGGCCCTGGGCCGCAGCCACGACGGTGGCGTCAACGTGGTCGAGGCCGCCCGCACGGTCGTGCTCGACGAGCTCGAGCTGGTCGACGGTGCCATCGCCGTCCGGGGCCGCTGGCTCGGCGCGCGGCCGACCGCCGGCGCTATCACGCTGTCGGGGGACCGGGTCAGTCCCTCAGCCGTCCTCGAGTCGGGTCAGGGCCAGGCCGTCAGCGCCCGGATCAGCACGCTGTGGGACGAGTGGCGGCTGGGTGAGCGGGCGATCCCGCAGGGCTACTACGCGTTCGAGGCCACGGTCGACGGGGGCGTGGGCCACGTCGTCTACGGCGAGCGCCTCGTCGCCGTCTTCGACCAGCAGGGCGTGGCCGGCGGCTTCCGGCACCTCACCAGCGTGCGCTCCGGTGAGCCCGGGATCTGGCTGATCCGGCCGCTCGGCGACGACGAGCGCGGTCCGTTCAACCAGGGCCGGCTGCAGGACTGGGTCGCGGCCGAGGACGCCGAGGGCGGCCCCGGTCCGATCGACGAGCACGCCGTCTACTTCCAGTCGTACGCCGGGGCCTCGGCCACCGACTCGCAGCTCGCCCTGCACGAGGAGCTGCGTCGTACCCGGCCCGAGCTCACGATCTACTGGGGCGTTTTCGACTCCTCGTCCTGGGTGCCCGAGGGCGGCATCCCGGTGGTGCTGTTCTCGCGGGACTACTACCGCGCGATGGCCACCTCGAAGTACCTGTGCATGAACGTGGACCCCGACCGCTGGTTCGAGGCGCGGCCGGGGCAGCGGATGCTGCAGACCTTCCACGGCTACCCCGCCAAGTCGATGGGCGTGCGGATGTGGCGGGCGAAGGGCTTCACCGAGCGCCGCATCCAGCTCGAGCTCGGCCGGACCTCGCGGGACTGGACGCTCATCCTCACCCCGGCGCCGGAGATGGACGTCTACTACCGCACCGAGTACCGCTACGACGGCCCGATCCACTCCGAGGGCTACCCCCGCGACGACGCGATCATCGACGCCGGTGCGCAGGCACGCCGCGAGGCGACCCGCGAGCGGCTCGGCATCCGGCCCGGCCAGAAGGTGATCCTGTACGCGCCCACCTGGCGCGACGACCAGGCCACCAACTGGCGCGAGGCCGAGGCCGTGCACCACCTCGACGTCGCCGAGGCGTCGCGCCGGCTCGGCGACGACTATGTCGTCCTCATGCGCGGACACCGCTTCCACGCGGCAGTGCTCAAGCGCAGCGAGGGCGCACGGCTGATCGACGTGACGACCTATCCGGAGATCAACGACCTCATCGT from Nocardioides sp. BP30 encodes:
- a CDS encoding bifunctional glycosyltransferase/CDP-glycerol:glycerophosphate glycerophosphotransferase; the encoded protein is MRSRQRVIQALRNAGKASPRSIKGPIGRASRRFRGGFRGPLVTVVLAISDEDTTKIGPMLWDLRNQSHRNLEVRLMPWGRHDAVRAVAAEHADADWRIILSRAVSSDAASARNRGAAAAKGEYLIFPRGGDNVPPHGLARLVRCLEASGSGLAVGRMRTPQTPLPVVDAPFGAAHQVHRTAVTLADAPVAATDLGLGNRMWRRGFWAASGIRFAPRRPSGTDVALASYAAGPFDLMAEDVYIPTDRRDGVAVGSALDILGTLDAWLAEHRATQEQLERLGQPEVTDAWLWGVLDTAIIPFVDDAERATDEQWSKLRDQVGRLLEIAGDPMWQTLQAESKVKLWLVRHDRRAELEQMVVDRLFQRGERRTAVVDGIVVAELPYRGDPEVGVPDDCYLMPDTETPLVVEVRAARWSDPTTIEIDLLAYPDFVGLPEPPQVSVALTSPRGRIDLPVRQYRDRSVDSRLEGRRYQDVSLGTFTVSIDAAELAGRGADPQGLSWTLEVSLATQGLTRVGPVTRIDDRDIADLVGTPHLPLRQVAGAHGTARVGVVGRDASLFAVVARPEYAVRLVAAQVSGRRVTGRLDGRAVRSVRVEMGGISGHADVASDGSFALDVPAPWEGKEHLRWRLVAETAAGQVGIAWTTEEEWTAVGQGAVALGRSHDGGVNVVEAARTVVLDELELVDGAIAVRGRWLGARPTAGAITLSGDRVSPSAVLESGQGQAVSARISTLWDEWRLGERAIPQGYYAFEATVDGGVGHVVYGERLVAVFDQQGVAGGFRHLTSVRSGEPGIWLIRPLGDDERGPFNQGRLQDWVAAEDAEGGPGPIDEHAVYFQSYAGASATDSQLALHEELRRTRPELTIYWGVFDSSSWVPEGGIPVVLFSRDYYRAMATSKYLCMNVDPDRWFEARPGQRMLQTFHGYPAKSMGVRMWRAKGFTERRIQLELGRTSRDWTLILTPAPEMDVYYRTEYRYDGPIHSEGYPRDDAIIDAGAQARREATRERLGIRPGQKVILYAPTWRDDQATNWREAEAVHHLDVAEASRRLGDDYVVLMRGHRFHAAVLKRSEGARLIDVTTYPEINDLIVASDAAVLDYSSLRFDFALTGRPMVFLVPDLADYTGGIRGFLFDYRDTAPGPLLDTADQVIHALGDLDGLAREWAPRIAAFNAKYNYKADGRAAARVVEAFFTD